A genomic stretch from Syntrophaceae bacterium includes:
- a CDS encoding aminopeptidase P family protein, which translates to MIEPVKIPPPGEELELRMNKVRALMAREGLDCYVAGHTDNVYYLTNFAYVPFERPFFLVIPLDGVPVLILPGLEVSHAESRVLLPVEYRTYYEFPAPKGRTYVDVLRDVIPGGARVGIEPSLSIAQQAVMPGRLKAVDVIDEARLVKTDYEAGRIAYASRVVNAGLAKCFELSKPGAMEMTLYGDSVRQMMGVVLMEIPNANLLVSKFLCAVWPKKLSAQPHSVPGLFEQLEEGGPNVVIVTAQADGYSAELERTYFLGRVPEDSRRPFEACMEARALAYELVKPGAVAAEVDEAVLNLLKRRGYGDAILHRTGHGFGITGHEPPWIALGSGDVLEKNMVISIEPGIYLPDVGGFRHSDTVLVTGDGCLSLTTAPDRLEEVVLPV; encoded by the coding sequence ATGATCGAACCGGTCAAGATACCCCCGCCAGGGGAGGAACTGGAACTGCGGATGAACAAGGTCCGCGCCCTGATGGCCCGGGAAGGGCTGGATTGCTATGTCGCCGGACATACCGACAACGTGTATTACCTGACCAACTTTGCCTATGTCCCCTTTGAGCGCCCCTTTTTCCTGGTGATCCCCCTGGACGGCGTCCCCGTGCTGATCCTGCCGGGGCTCGAAGTGAGCCATGCGGAAAGCCGGGTCCTGCTTCCGGTGGAATACCGTACCTATTATGAATTTCCGGCGCCCAAGGGGCGGACGTATGTGGACGTGCTCAGGGACGTCATTCCCGGCGGGGCGCGGGTCGGTATCGAACCGTCGCTGAGCATTGCCCAGCAGGCCGTCATGCCCGGCCGGCTCAAGGCCGTCGACGTGATCGACGAGGCCCGCCTGGTCAAGACGGATTACGAAGCGGGCCGCATTGCCTATGCCTCTCGGGTCGTGAATGCCGGACTGGCCAAATGCTTCGAGCTGAGCAAGCCGGGCGCCATGGAAATGACCCTGTACGGCGACAGCGTCCGCCAGATGATGGGGGTGGTTCTCATGGAAATTCCCAACGCCAATCTCCTGGTCTCGAAGTTCCTCTGCGCCGTCTGGCCGAAAAAACTATCCGCCCAGCCCCATTCCGTGCCCGGGTTGTTCGAGCAGCTCGAGGAGGGCGGTCCCAACGTCGTCATCGTCACGGCCCAGGCCGACGGCTATTCCGCCGAGCTGGAGCGCACGTATTTCCTGGGCCGGGTCCCGGAGGACTCGCGTCGCCCCTTTGAAGCCTGCATGGAGGCGCGGGCCCTGGCCTACGAGCTGGTCAAGCCCGGCGCCGTGGCGGCCGAAGTGGATGAGGCCGTTCTGAACCTCCTGAAAAGGCGGGGATACGGCGATGCCATCCTTCACCGAACCGGTCACGGCTTCGGGATTACCGGTCACGAGCCCCCCTGGATCGCCTTGGGCTCCGGCGACGTGCTGGAGAAAAACATGGTGATCAGCATCGAGCCGGGCATTTACCTGCCGGACGTCGGCGGATTCCGCCATTCTGACACGGTGCTGGTGACGGGCGACGGATGCCTTTCCCTCACCACGGCCCCGGACCGGCTCGAAGAGGTCGTGCTGCCGGTCTGA
- a CDS encoding NAD(P)-dependent alcohol dehydrogenase, with amino-acid sequence MKTRPEEEVHRIQAAVLRRRGGPLTIETLELEGPRDDEVLVRLVASGICHTDISYIDGWDESDGALVLGHEGAGVVERAGSGAKGVRTGDPVVLSYQSCGRCRPCRSGRPARCSRFGEANFGFRRLDGSNALHRSGVQGHFFGQSSFSTHALVTERNLVRVSGDLPLEVLAPLGCGVQTGAGTVMNSLKVASGESIAVFGTGAVGLSSVMAASLAGAGPIIGVDIKPGRLGLAIELGATHIIDSRRREVATGIAAITGRGVDYVVETTGDPGMHRIAAAVLNPRGTVALMTGEEGERLPGRRKTVGIIQGDAVPQQFIPRLIELYRAGRFPFDRLMKFYAFRDINRAIADSRRGGAVKPVLRIGGA; translated from the coding sequence ATGAAGACACGCCCTGAAGAGGAAGTTCACAGGATCCAGGCCGCCGTTCTGCGCCGGCGGGGCGGGCCGCTGACGATCGAGACCCTCGAACTGGAAGGGCCCCGGGACGACGAGGTCCTGGTGCGTCTCGTCGCCTCGGGCATCTGCCACACGGATATTTCGTACATCGACGGCTGGGACGAATCCGATGGGGCGCTGGTGCTGGGCCACGAAGGGGCAGGCGTCGTGGAGCGGGCGGGGTCGGGCGCAAAGGGCGTCCGGACCGGCGATCCCGTCGTCCTCTCGTATCAGTCTTGCGGCCGGTGCCGTCCCTGCCGGAGCGGCCGTCCCGCCCGCTGCAGCCGCTTTGGGGAAGCAAATTTCGGCTTCCGGCGCCTCGACGGCAGCAATGCGCTGCATCGAAGCGGCGTGCAGGGCCACTTCTTCGGCCAGTCCTCCTTTTCCACCCACGCCCTTGTCACGGAGAGAAACCTCGTCCGGGTCTCCGGGGACCTGCCGCTGGAGGTCCTGGCCCCGCTGGGCTGCGGTGTACAGACCGGGGCCGGCACGGTGATGAATTCGCTCAAGGTTGCAAGCGGGGAAAGCATCGCCGTGTTCGGAACGGGGGCGGTGGGCCTTTCTTCCGTCATGGCGGCGAGCCTTGCCGGCGCCGGTCCGATCATCGGTGTGGACATCAAGCCGGGAAGGCTCGGGCTGGCCATCGAACTGGGCGCCACCCACATCATTGACAGCCGCCGCCGGGAGGTCGCGACGGGCATCGCGGCAATCACCGGCCGCGGCGTTGATTACGTGGTGGAGACGACGGGCGATCCCGGCATGCACCGGATCGCCGCCGCCGTCCTGAATCCTCGCGGCACCGTGGCGCTCATGACCGGCGAGGAGGGCGAAAGGCTGCCGGGAAGGCGGAAAACCGTCGGCATCATCCAGGGCGACGCCGTGCCGCAGCAGTTCATCCCGAGGCTGATCGAGCTGTACCGGGCCGGGCGGTTTCCCTTCGACCGGCTGATGAAATTCTATGCCTTCCGGGATATCAACCGGGCTATCGCCGATTCCCGCCGGGGCGGCGCCGTCAAGCCCGTACTTCGGATCGGTGGGGCATAG
- a CDS encoding PAS domain S-box protein, with translation MRDTDKTREQLIEELEALRRRLAGTDNPGEDGRGEAGGYSGFSTFHEFLLESIDEGIWVADRHDRILFANSLVVKITGIPKERMTGIDVLSDRVQDRWSELQSLYRNAKSSLRPVIYDNTPVQTPGGLILLSGKLVPVLADGRFHGMICTASDVTELRQAEEALTHAEERFATAFRSSPDAIVISRESDGWIIDLNDAWETVTGYSRRESLGRSSNDLGIFIRPEQRRELAERIAEQGQLQDYEMEIRHKSGELRRVSLSVGRIRLQHQEYMLSIIRDVTERKRTEEALRESEERFRKAFLTSPDAININRFDDGTYVDVNEGFMALTGFTREDVVGKTSVELNVWVDPADLRKLIDGLREHGRVSNMEVRFRMKDGTILAGLVSATILTLKGETHVLCVTRNVEEMKKTQDALRDREEKYRGLFENALVGIYQSTPEGRFLSANPALARIYGYDSPEDLIESVTDIATQIFLDPGDRTEILRIMDADGVLPAYDVWHRRKDGTPVRLSLHSRGIRDETGCIVRLDGLAVDITEQKRAEDELRRREEILSGIFKATPIGLCIMKDRVFESANKAWYDVYGYSESEMIGHTPRMLYDDEEEYRRVGRELYAGLAERGLAMARTRLMRKDGVFRDSILIAAPLPSDDEALRAIVAIQDVTEQTRILEELRESRRQLRDIIEFLPDATLVVDQEGRVIAWNRAIENMTGIKAEEMIGKGDYEYALPFYGFRRPILIDLALHPDRDMERQYTAIHRVGEILFGEAYTPNLPPGDRHLSATSSVLRDSRGQITAAIECIRDNTERKRMEERLNRAEKMEILGRLAGGVAHDLNNVLGVLTGYSELLAEKLPEGSPTRKYAENILQSSIRGAAIIQDLLTLARRGVAVSEVVNLSRVVFDYLRTPEFEKLKAGHPAVKIWTNLDPENQLLNIKGSPVHLGKTVMNLVSNAVEAIYGDGEVTIRTENRYLDRPIRGYDDVNEGDYVVLTVSDSGKGISAQDIGKIFDPFYTKKVMGRSGTGLGLTVVWGTVKDHSGYIDVHSEEGKGSTFSVYFPVTRDEPSAAGAKMEMSAYMGRGESLLVVDDMKDQREVATSMLKRLGYRVEAASSGEEAVERIREKPFGLVVLDMIMDPGMDGLETYRKIVEIRPKQKAVIVSGFSESDRVRQVLELGAGVFVRKPYILEKIGAAIRSELDRK, from the coding sequence TTGAGAGACACCGATAAAACAAGGGAACAGCTCATCGAGGAACTGGAGGCCCTTCGCCGGCGGCTCGCCGGGACAGACAACCCGGGCGAAGACGGTCGCGGTGAAGCGGGAGGATACTCGGGGTTCTCCACCTTCCATGAATTTCTCCTGGAGAGCATCGACGAAGGAATCTGGGTGGCCGACCGGCACGACCGGATTCTTTTCGCCAACAGCCTGGTGGTAAAGATCACGGGCATTCCGAAGGAGCGGATGACCGGGATCGACGTCCTTTCAGACCGGGTCCAGGACCGATGGAGCGAACTCCAGTCCCTCTACCGGAACGCGAAAAGCAGCCTCCGCCCGGTCATCTACGATAACACGCCCGTTCAGACCCCGGGCGGTTTGATCCTGCTTTCCGGCAAGCTGGTGCCGGTTTTGGCGGACGGCCGTTTCCACGGAATGATCTGTACGGCCAGCGACGTAACGGAGCTCCGGCAGGCGGAGGAGGCGTTGACTCATGCGGAGGAGCGCTTTGCCACCGCCTTTCGCTCCAGTCCCGACGCCATCGTGATCAGCCGGGAAAGTGACGGCTGGATCATCGATTTGAACGACGCCTGGGAGACCGTTACCGGATACAGCCGCCGGGAGTCACTCGGCCGGAGCTCTAATGACCTGGGAATATTCATTCGTCCGGAGCAGCGGCGTGAACTGGCCGAGAGGATCGCCGAACAGGGGCAGCTGCAGGATTACGAGATGGAAATCCGTCACAAGTCGGGAGAACTGCGACGGGTAAGCCTGTCGGTGGGGCGGATCCGGCTCCAGCATCAGGAATATATGCTGAGCATCATCCGCGACGTCACGGAGCGCAAGCGCACGGAAGAAGCGCTCCGCGAGAGCGAGGAACGTTTCCGCAAAGCCTTTCTGACGAGTCCGGACGCCATCAATATCAACCGGTTCGATGATGGAACCTATGTCGACGTAAATGAAGGATTCATGGCCCTGACGGGTTTCACGCGGGAGGATGTCGTCGGGAAAACCTCCGTGGAATTGAATGTCTGGGTCGATCCGGCGGACCTGAGGAAGCTGATCGACGGGTTGAGGGAACACGGGCGGGTCAGCAATATGGAGGTCCGGTTCCGGATGAAGGACGGTACCATCTTGGCCGGCTTGGTGTCCGCCACGATTCTGACATTGAAGGGAGAGACACACGTCCTCTGCGTCACGCGTAACGTCGAGGAAATGAAGAAGACCCAGGATGCGCTGCGCGACCGGGAGGAAAAATACCGGGGACTGTTCGAAAACGCCCTGGTGGGGATTTACCAGTCCACTCCCGAAGGCCGGTTCCTGTCGGCGAACCCGGCCCTGGCCCGGATCTATGGATACGATTCCCCCGAAGATCTGATCGAAAGCGTCACGGACATCGCAACGCAGATCTTCTTGGATCCCGGGGACCGCACAGAGATCCTGCGCATCATGGATGCCGATGGAGTTCTCCCGGCCTACGATGTCTGGCACCGCCGGAAGGACGGGACACCCGTCCGGCTGTCCCTGCATTCGCGGGGCATCCGGGACGAGACGGGATGCATCGTCCGCCTGGACGGTCTGGCGGTGGACATTACCGAACAAAAGCGGGCTGAAGATGAGCTGCGGCGCCGGGAAGAGATCCTCAGCGGCATCTTCAAAGCGACCCCGATCGGCCTGTGCATCATGAAAGACCGTGTGTTTGAGAGCGCCAACAAGGCCTGGTATGACGTCTACGGCTATTCCGAATCCGAAATGATCGGTCATACGCCACGCATGCTGTATGACGATGAAGAGGAATATCGGCGCGTCGGACGGGAGCTGTATGCGGGCCTCGCGGAGCGCGGTCTGGCCATGGCCAGAACAAGACTGATGCGGAAAGATGGAGTGTTTCGGGATTCCATCCTGATTGCCGCTCCTCTCCCGTCGGACGACGAGGCCCTGCGTGCAATCGTTGCGATCCAGGATGTGACGGAGCAGACGCGCATCCTGGAAGAACTGCGGGAGAGCCGCCGGCAGCTGAGGGATATCATCGAATTCCTGCCCGACGCGACCCTCGTCGTCGACCAGGAGGGCAGGGTCATCGCGTGGAACCGGGCGATTGAAAACATGACGGGCATCAAGGCGGAGGAGATGATCGGCAAGGGGGATTATGAATACGCCCTTCCCTTTTACGGCTTCCGGAGACCCATCCTGATCGATCTCGCGCTTCATCCGGACCGGGATATGGAGCGGCAATACACGGCCATCCACAGGGTGGGGGAGATCCTGTTCGGCGAAGCCTATACGCCGAACCTTCCGCCCGGTGACCGGCACCTGTCTGCCACCTCCTCCGTCCTTCGCGACTCCAGGGGCCAGATCACCGCCGCCATCGAGTGCATCCGGGACAACACGGAGCGGAAACGGATGGAGGAACGGCTGAACCGGGCGGAGAAGATGGAAATCCTCGGCAGGTTGGCCGGTGGCGTGGCCCACGACCTCAACAACGTCTTGGGCGTGCTGACCGGATATTCGGAGCTGCTGGCGGAGAAGCTTCCCGAGGGCTCCCCCACGAGAAAGTATGCCGAAAACATATTGCAGTCCAGCATCCGGGGAGCCGCCATCATCCAGGACCTGCTGACCCTGGCCAGGAGAGGGGTGGCCGTTTCCGAAGTGGTCAACCTGAGCCGTGTGGTTTTCGATTATCTCCGGACGCCGGAATTCGAGAAACTGAAAGCAGGCCATCCGGCCGTGAAAATCTGGACCAACCTCGATCCCGAGAACCAGCTTCTGAACATCAAGGGGTCTCCTGTTCACCTGGGCAAGACGGTGATGAACCTGGTCTCGAACGCCGTGGAGGCCATTTACGGCGACGGGGAGGTGACAATCCGGACGGAAAACCGGTACCTGGACCGGCCGATCAGGGGGTATGACGATGTGAATGAAGGGGATTACGTCGTGCTCACCGTGTCCGACAGCGGAAAGGGGATCTCCGCGCAGGACATCGGGAAGATCTTCGATCCCTTCTACACGAAGAAGGTGATGGGGAGGAGCGGCACAGGACTGGGACTGACCGTCGTCTGGGGAACCGTGAAGGATCACAGCGGGTATATCGACGTGCATAGTGAAGAGGGGAAAGGGAGCACGTTCTCGGTCTATTTCCCGGTGACGAGGGACGAGCCCTCGGCCGCCGGTGCAAAAATGGAGATGTCCGCCTACATGGGGCGGGGCGAGTCCCTCCTGGTCGTCGACGACATGAAGGATCAGAGGGAAGTGGCCACGAGCATGCTGAAACGGCTCGGCTATCGGGTCGAGGCGGCCTCCAGCGGGGAGGAGGCCGTGGAGCGTATCAGGGAGAAGCCTTTCGGCCTGGTCGTCCTCGACATGATCATGGACCCGGGCATGGACGGCCTGGAGACCTACCGGAAAATCGTTGAGATCCGGCCGAAGCAGAAAGCCGTGATTGTGAGCGGATTCTCCGAGTCCGACCGGGTCAGGCAGGTCCTGGAACTCGGCGCCGGTGTTTTTGTCAGGAAGCCTTACATCCTGGAGAAAATCGGTGCCGCCATTCGCAGCGAACTGGACCGGAAATAG